In the genome of Enterococcus hirae ATCC 9790, one region contains:
- a CDS encoding ABC transporter ATP-binding protein: MSIFRKLGWFFKQEKKHYVIGVFSLLCVALVQLVPPKVIGIIIDEIADKNLSMRFIVFWIAVLIGSAILQYLFRFIWRVNIWGSAARLEKELRQRLFIHFTRMDSMFYQKYRTGDLMAHATNDLNAIQNVAGAGILTFADSVITGGTTIIAMILFIDWRLTLLALIPLPLLAVTSRILGSKLHDAFRESQEAFSSINDKTQETITGIKVIKTFGQEQEDLADFQEKIEQAITKNKRVNFLDALFDPFITLIIGLSYVLTIILGGKYVLDGTITIGQMVSFISYIGMLVWPMFAIGRLFNVLERGNASYDRVNELLHEKTHIVEQLGAVKTPAKGELNVEIAQFHYPKEELPALEQIKFAIKEGDTLGIVGKTGAGKTTIMKLLMREYDDYQGQIKFGGRSIKEYSLDALFNSIGYVPQDHFLFSMTIRENIRFSDPKLSNEEVEAAASLASINQEIKELPKGYETLVGERGVSLSGGQKQRISIARALIQNPELLILDDALSAVDAKTKERILRNLKEIRQSKTTIIAAHRLSSVMHADEIIVIDKGQIVERGRHAELLALGGWYKQMWEKQQLEAKIERGENDGR, from the coding sequence ATGTCTATTTTTAGGAAGTTGGGTTGGTTTTTTAAACAAGAAAAGAAGCACTATGTGATCGGCGTTTTTTCTTTATTATGTGTTGCCTTGGTTCAGTTAGTTCCGCCTAAAGTAATCGGGATCATTATCGATGAGATTGCAGATAAGAATCTCTCCATGCGATTTATCGTCTTTTGGATCGCTGTATTAATCGGATCTGCCATTTTACAGTATCTCTTTCGTTTCATTTGGCGGGTGAATATTTGGGGAAGTGCAGCGAGGTTAGAGAAGGAATTACGTCAGCGTTTGTTTATCCATTTCACTCGTATGGATAGTATGTTTTACCAAAAATATCGTACAGGTGACTTAATGGCACATGCGACCAATGATTTAAATGCGATTCAAAATGTGGCAGGAGCAGGCATCTTGACATTTGCTGATTCGGTCATTACTGGGGGAACCACAATCATTGCCATGATCCTTTTCATTGACTGGCGCTTGACTTTACTTGCTTTGATCCCTTTGCCGCTATTAGCTGTTACTTCAAGGATATTAGGATCAAAACTACATGATGCTTTTCGAGAATCACAAGAAGCTTTTTCCAGTATCAACGACAAAACGCAAGAAACTATTACTGGGATTAAAGTAATCAAAACCTTTGGGCAAGAGCAGGAAGATCTGGCAGATTTTCAAGAAAAAATCGAACAAGCAATCACCAAGAATAAACGTGTCAACTTTTTAGATGCTTTGTTTGATCCGTTTATCACGCTGATCATTGGGTTATCTTATGTCTTAACGATCATCTTGGGTGGTAAATATGTGCTAGATGGCACGATTACGATTGGACAAATGGTTTCCTTCATCAGTTACATTGGAATGTTGGTTTGGCCGATGTTTGCTATTGGTCGGTTGTTCAATGTTCTGGAAAGAGGAAATGCTTCTTATGACCGAGTGAATGAACTCTTACATGAGAAGACCCATATCGTCGAACAACTTGGTGCAGTGAAGACACCCGCAAAAGGAGAATTAAATGTAGAGATCGCGCAATTCCATTATCCCAAAGAAGAATTACCCGCCTTGGAACAAATCAAGTTTGCAATTAAAGAAGGGGATACATTAGGAATTGTTGGTAAAACTGGTGCTGGAAAAACCACGATCATGAAGTTGCTGATGCGTGAATATGATGACTATCAAGGACAAATCAAATTTGGTGGTCGTTCGATCAAAGAATATTCCTTAGATGCTCTTTTTAATTCTATTGGCTATGTACCACAAGATCATTTTTTGTTTTCAATGACGATTCGTGAGAATATCCGTTTTTCTGATCCTAAGTTATCTAACGAAGAAGTGGAAGCTGCTGCGTCGTTAGCATCAATCAACCAAGAGATCAAAGAATTACCGAAGGGGTATGAAACATTAGTTGGTGAGCGGGGTGTTTCCTTATCTGGTGGACAAAAACAGCGGATCTCGATTGCCAGAGCATTGATCCAAAATCCAGAGTTATTGATCCTTGACGATGCGTTGTCGGCAGTGGATGCTAAAACAAAAGAAAGAATTTTGCGGAATTTAAAAGAAATTCGTCAAAGTAAAACCACGATCATTGCCGCTCATCGACTAAGCAGTGTGATGCATGCTGATGAAATCATCGTCATTGACAAAGGACAGATCGTTGAACGTGGCCGTCACGCCGAGCTATTGGCTTTAGGTGGTTGGTACAAACAAATGTGGGAAAAACAACAGTTAGAAGCCAAAATTGAAAGGGGAGAAAATGATGGAAGATAA
- a CDS encoding MurR/RpiR family transcriptional regulator, whose product MKRKTKKIAFSPAETEVIHFIQSHEHQLKEATIQQIAKACYVHPSTLIRIAKKAGFNGWVHFKEAFLAENEYLEGNFQEVDANLPFLENDGIMSIANKVAALERMTIEDTLSLLHHDDLQRAKQLLLKAKKIVLFSSNSNTLISQAFMLKMKRIKRDVTIVTTSGESYYEAYNCTPDTCAILISYTGENKMMLRTAKILQEINVPILTLTSIGDSTLSTFSSAILRITTRERLYSKISNFTINTSICYLLDVLYSCIFAEEYQKNLNHLIKIGQKVDDRPISSSIMEEPPAIKE is encoded by the coding sequence ATTAAAAGAAAAACTAAAAAAATTGCTTTTTCTCCCGCAGAAACAGAAGTGATCCATTTTATTCAAAGCCATGAACATCAACTCAAAGAAGCAACAATTCAACAAATTGCGAAGGCATGTTATGTCCATCCTTCTACGTTGATTCGGATTGCCAAAAAGGCTGGGTTCAACGGTTGGGTCCACTTTAAGGAAGCTTTTTTGGCGGAAAACGAGTATTTGGAAGGAAATTTTCAAGAAGTTGATGCCAACCTCCCCTTTCTAGAAAACGATGGAATCATGTCTATTGCGAACAAAGTCGCTGCACTGGAACGAATGACGATTGAAGACACACTCTCATTGCTTCACCACGATGACTTACAACGAGCAAAACAGCTTTTATTGAAAGCAAAAAAAATCGTCCTTTTTTCTAGTAATTCGAATACTTTGATCTCGCAGGCTTTTATGTTGAAAATGAAGCGAATCAAACGAGACGTAACGATCGTGACGACTTCAGGCGAATCCTACTATGAAGCCTACAACTGTACGCCTGATACTTGTGCCATCTTAATTTCTTATACCGGCGAAAATAAAATGATGTTACGAACAGCCAAGATTTTGCAAGAAATCAATGTGCCGATTTTAACATTGACGAGTATTGGTGATTCCACTCTTTCTACTTTCAGCTCAGCAATCCTTCGTATCACTACCAGAGAACGATTGTATTCCAAAATCAGTAATTTTACGATCAATACTTCAATTTGTTACTTACTAGACGTACTATACAGCTGTATCTTTGCAGAGGAATATCAAAAAAACCTCAACCATTTAATCAAAATCGGACAAAAAGTAGACGATCGCCCAATCAGCTCCTCTATTATGGAAGAGCCTCCTGCAATTAAGGAATAA
- a CDS encoding 6-phospho-beta-glucosidase, protein MERKVKIATIGGGSSYTPELMEGFIKRYEELPIKEIWLVDVAEGQEKLRIVSEMSQRMWDASPYDVKIYATLDREEALRDADFVTTQFRVGQLDARVKDERIPAYYGMLGQETNGAGGMFKAFRTIPVILSIVEDMKRLCPDAWLINFANPSGMVTEAVVRYGKWEKVIGLCNVPVMAMMTEPEMLGETKEDLIYKFAGLNHFHWHKVADSHGNDRTNELIDRLYAENNGLPKNIFDVPFFKEQLQQMQMIPCGYHRYYYREEEMLNHALEEYQTIGTRAEQVKKTEAELFELYQDPELDHKPEQLQQRGGAYYSDAACETIASIYANKETQIVVSTKNDGAVPDLPADCVVEVTAYVGAQGARNVAFGSLPPAERGWLQVMKNMELLTIEAAVTGDYGTALQAFTINPLVRSGETAKRIMDELFVAHEAYLPQFKETIHRLKEEGIEVQDEIANNLTKTYQKQ, encoded by the coding sequence ATGGAACGAAAAGTGAAGATTGCAACAATTGGTGGCGGAAGTAGCTATACCCCTGAATTGATGGAAGGGTTTATTAAACGATATGAAGAATTACCGATTAAAGAAATCTGGTTAGTGGATGTAGCAGAGGGTCAAGAAAAACTAAGAATCGTCAGTGAAATGTCTCAACGAATGTGGGATGCTTCGCCTTATGATGTTAAGATCTATGCGACGTTGGATCGAGAAGAAGCACTGCGGGATGCTGATTTTGTAACAACTCAGTTTCGGGTAGGTCAATTAGATGCCAGAGTGAAAGATGAACGAATCCCTGCATATTATGGCATGCTTGGACAAGAAACCAATGGAGCTGGCGGGATGTTCAAAGCGTTTCGTACCATTCCGGTCATTCTTTCAATCGTAGAAGATATGAAAAGACTATGTCCCGATGCTTGGCTGATCAATTTTGCCAATCCTAGTGGAATGGTTACAGAAGCTGTCGTTCGCTACGGAAAATGGGAAAAGGTAATTGGGCTTTGTAATGTACCAGTTATGGCAATGATGACAGAGCCAGAAATGCTGGGAGAAACAAAAGAAGACTTGATTTATAAATTTGCTGGACTCAATCACTTTCATTGGCATAAAGTAGCAGATTCACATGGAAACGATCGAACGAATGAGCTAATCGACCGACTTTATGCTGAAAATAATGGCTTACCAAAAAATATATTCGATGTGCCGTTTTTCAAGGAACAATTACAACAAATGCAAATGATTCCTTGTGGCTACCATCGCTATTATTATCGTGAAGAAGAAATGTTGAACCATGCTTTAGAAGAATATCAAACAATTGGTACAAGAGCAGAACAAGTTAAAAAAACGGAAGCAGAATTATTTGAGTTGTATCAGGACCCAGAACTAGACCATAAACCAGAACAGTTACAACAACGTGGGGGTGCTTATTATTCAGATGCTGCCTGTGAAACGATCGCTTCGATCTATGCCAATAAAGAAACCCAAATCGTTGTTTCAACAAAAAATGACGGCGCTGTTCCTGATCTGCCTGCTGATTGTGTCGTGGAGGTCACAGCGTATGTCGGGGCACAAGGGGCACGTAACGTTGCTTTCGGTTCTTTGCCACCAGCTGAACGTGGCTGGCTTCAAGTCATGAAAAATATGGAATTATTGACGATCGAAGCGGCAGTGACGGGTGATTATGGCACAGCGCTTCAAGCATTTACGATCAATCCCTTAGTACGTTCGGGTGAAACAGCGAAACGGATCATGGATGAATTGTTTGTTGCTCACGAAGCGTATTTGCCACAATTTAAGGAAACGATCCACCGCTTAAAAGAAGAGGGGATCGAAGTACAAGATGAAATAGCAAACAACCTGACAAAAACTTATCAAAAACAATAA
- a CDS encoding 6-phospho-beta-glucosidase — MAFRKDFLWGGATAANQCEGGYAEGGRGLANVDVVPIGKDRFSVITGKQKMFDFDEEHFYPAKTAIDMYHRYKEDIALFAEMGFKTYRLSIGWSRIFPKGDEKEPNEEGLKFYEDVFKECQKYGIEPLVTITHFDCPMHLVKEYGAWRSRKLIEFYERLCHVIFNRYKGLVKYWLTFNEINMILHAPFMGAGLYFEEGDDVEQIKYQAAHHELVASAIATKIAHEVDPENKVGCMLAAGAIYPYTCKPEDVWASRKADRENYFFIDVQSRGSYPAYALKEMARNGIKIEMEPTDLEILKEHTVDFISFSYYSSRVATTDSKVLEQTAGNIFESAKNPYLSASEWGWQIDPLGLRITMNDLYDRYQKPLFIVENGLGAIDTPDENGYVEDDYRIDYLAQHIQAMKDAVELDGVDLLGYTTWGCIDLVSAGTGEMKKRYGFIYVDRDNEGNGTLERSKKKSFNWYKKVIATNGEDLSNE; from the coding sequence ATGGCATTTAGGAAAGACTTTTTATGGGGTGGCGCAACGGCTGCCAATCAATGTGAAGGAGGCTACGCTGAAGGTGGACGTGGTTTAGCTAATGTTGATGTTGTTCCGATTGGTAAAGATCGTTTTTCAGTGATCACTGGTAAACAAAAAATGTTTGACTTTGATGAGGAACATTTTTATCCAGCAAAAACAGCCATTGATATGTACCATCGTTACAAAGAGGATATTGCACTTTTTGCGGAAATGGGATTTAAAACCTATCGCTTATCCATTGGGTGGAGTCGTATTTTTCCAAAAGGTGATGAAAAGGAACCAAATGAAGAAGGGTTGAAGTTCTATGAAGATGTCTTTAAAGAATGTCAAAAATATGGAATCGAACCGTTAGTGACAATCACTCATTTTGATTGTCCGATGCATTTAGTCAAAGAATATGGTGCTTGGCGTTCTCGAAAGTTGATAGAGTTTTATGAAAGACTTTGCCATGTCATTTTTAATCGTTACAAAGGATTAGTGAAATACTGGTTGACCTTCAACGAAATCAATATGATTTTACATGCTCCATTTATGGGCGCTGGATTGTATTTTGAAGAAGGGGACGATGTGGAACAAATCAAATACCAGGCAGCCCATCATGAATTAGTTGCTAGTGCAATCGCTACAAAGATCGCTCATGAAGTGGATCCAGAAAATAAAGTTGGCTGTATGTTAGCAGCCGGCGCAATTTATCCTTACACTTGTAAACCTGAAGATGTCTGGGCTTCAAGAAAGGCGGACCGGGAAAACTATTTCTTTATTGATGTCCAGTCAAGGGGAAGTTATCCAGCCTATGCCTTAAAAGAAATGGCACGTAATGGAATCAAAATCGAGATGGAACCAACTGACTTAGAAATATTAAAAGAACATACCGTTGATTTTATTTCATTCTCCTATTACTCTTCCCGGGTAGCTACTACTGATTCAAAAGTATTAGAGCAAACGGCCGGTAATATTTTTGAATCGGCTAAAAATCCTTATCTTTCAGCCAGTGAATGGGGCTGGCAAATTGATCCATTGGGGTTACGTATCACGATGAATGATCTTTATGATCGTTACCAAAAACCATTGTTCATCGTCGAAAATGGGTTAGGTGCCATTGATACACCAGATGAAAATGGCTATGTAGAAGACGACTATCGGATCGATTATTTAGCACAACATATCCAAGCAATGAAAGATGCGGTTGAGCTCGATGGTGTGGATCTCCTAGGCTACACGACTTGGGGCTGTATCGATCTTGTCTCTGCTGGGACTGGCGAAATGAAGAAACGCTATGGGTTCATCTACGTTGACCGTGACAACGAAGGAAATGGGACATTGGAACGCTCGAAGAAAAAATCGTTCAACTGGTATAAAAAAGTCATTGCAACAAATGGAGAAGATTTAAGTAACGAATAG
- the trxB gene encoding thioredoxin-disulfide reductase, which translates to MYDVIVIGAGPAGMTAALYASRSNLSVAMIEQGAPGGQMNNTAEVENYPGFDSIMGPDLAYKMYEGVTKFGTENVYGIVQDIKDHGNYKEVICEDQSYEAKTVIIATGCIHRKLGVPGEEEYAGRGVSYCAVCDGAFFRNKRLVVIGGGDSAVEEAIYLTQFASEVVIVHRRDELRAQKIIQDRAFANEKISFVWDTVTDEIVGNDMVVTGVKAHNVKTNETVDLAADGVFIYVGLDPLTEPFKKAGLTNAAGWIPTDQDMRTTMPGVFAIGDVREKDLRQITTAVGDGGIAGQQVYKYLEALEETTQA; encoded by the coding sequence ATGTATGATGTTATCGTGATTGGTGCTGGACCTGCTGGAATGACTGCTGCGTTATATGCGTCACGTTCAAATCTTTCAGTTGCTATGATTGAACAAGGCGCACCGGGTGGACAAATGAATAACACCGCTGAAGTTGAAAATTACCCTGGATTTGATTCCATCATGGGACCTGACCTTGCATATAAAATGTATGAAGGTGTCACTAAATTTGGAACAGAAAATGTCTATGGAATTGTGCAAGACATCAAAGACCATGGAAATTACAAAGAAGTGATCTGTGAAGATCAATCTTATGAAGCCAAAACAGTGATTATCGCAACGGGTTGTATCCATCGTAAGTTAGGTGTTCCTGGAGAAGAAGAATACGCTGGACGAGGTGTTTCCTATTGTGCAGTATGTGACGGTGCTTTTTTCCGAAACAAACGCTTAGTCGTGATCGGCGGTGGCGATTCTGCGGTAGAAGAAGCCATCTACCTAACGCAATTTGCTTCTGAAGTCGTGATCGTTCATCGAAGAGACGAATTACGTGCGCAAAAAATCATCCAAGATCGCGCATTCGCTAACGAAAAGATTTCATTTGTCTGGGACACTGTCACAGATGAAATCGTTGGTAATGACATGGTGGTCACTGGGGTTAAAGCGCATAATGTGAAAACGAATGAAACCGTTGATTTAGCAGCAGATGGCGTGTTTATTTATGTGGGCTTAGATCCATTGACTGAACCATTTAAAAAAGCTGGTTTAACTAATGCAGCTGGTTGGATTCCAACAGATCAAGACATGCGTACGACTATGCCTGGTGTGTTCGCTATTGGGGATGTTCGTGAAAAAGATTTACGACAAATCACGACAGCAGTCGGCGATGGAGGCATTGCTGGTCAACAAGTTTATAAATATTTAGAAGCATTAGAAGAAACAACACAAGCGTAA
- a CDS encoding phospho-sugar mutase — MSWEQVYQQWANEENLEENLKKQLTDLSQDPEKLEDAFYAPLEFGTAGMRGILGPGINRMNIYTVRQATEGLARFMDTQGEETKRRGVAIAYDSRHQSPEFAMEAAKTLAQHDIPSFVFESLRPTPELSFAVRHLNTFAGIMVTASHNPAAYNGYKVYGEDGGQMPPADADALTKYVREVSNPLKVAVLADDEVETSGLITIIGEEVDKAYLEEIKAVTIDQELVQTMGKDLKLVFTPLHGTGKMLGERALQQAGFEQFMLVPEQAVADPDFTTVQSPNPEEHSAFEYAIRLGEKEGADLLIATDPDADRLGAAVRQPDGSYKVLTGNQIGALMIQYILEAHQSRGTLPENAAVLKSIVSSELPAAIAESYGATMINVLTGFKFIAEKIHQFEKDHSHTFMFGFEESYGYLVKPFVRDKDAIQALLLLAEVAAFYKKQGKTLYDGLQMIFEKYGYFAEKTISVTMSGQEGSAKIAALMKKFRDHAPSEFAGAKVLQTEDFKELTKTDSAGRVEKLTTPPSDVLKYVLEEHGWVAIRPSGTEPKIKFYIGVKGNSAQEAQEKIDTYEAIIKSMTEE; from the coding sequence ATGTCTTGGGAACAAGTATACCAACAATGGGCCAATGAAGAAAATTTAGAAGAAAATTTAAAAAAACAATTAACTGATCTTAGTCAGGACCCTGAAAAGCTGGAAGATGCTTTTTATGCTCCTTTAGAATTTGGAACAGCAGGAATGCGGGGAATTTTAGGTCCTGGGATCAATCGAATGAATATTTATACGGTCAGACAAGCAACAGAAGGGCTGGCACGTTTTATGGATACACAAGGAGAAGAAACAAAACGTCGCGGCGTAGCGATTGCTTATGATTCACGCCATCAATCGCCTGAATTTGCGATGGAAGCAGCGAAGACTTTGGCACAACACGATATTCCTTCTTTTGTCTTTGAGAGTCTACGTCCAACACCTGAACTTTCTTTCGCTGTTCGTCATTTGAATACGTTTGCGGGAATCATGGTGACAGCTTCTCATAACCCAGCAGCTTACAATGGCTATAAAGTTTATGGAGAAGATGGCGGACAAATGCCACCCGCTGATGCGGATGCATTGACAAAATATGTACGTGAAGTAAGTAATCCTTTAAAAGTCGCTGTTTTAGCTGATGACGAAGTAGAAACTAGTGGATTGATTACGATCATTGGTGAAGAAGTCGATAAAGCATATTTGGAAGAAATCAAAGCAGTCACGATTGATCAAGAATTAGTCCAAACAATGGGGAAAGACTTAAAATTGGTGTTTACACCCCTTCATGGTACAGGAAAAATGCTAGGAGAAAGAGCATTACAACAAGCTGGTTTCGAACAATTTATGCTTGTACCTGAACAAGCTGTAGCTGATCCTGACTTTACAACGGTTCAATCACCAAACCCTGAAGAACATTCAGCATTTGAGTATGCGATTCGTTTAGGTGAAAAAGAAGGCGCTGATTTATTGATTGCAACTGATCCTGATGCGGATCGCTTAGGAGCAGCAGTTCGCCAACCTGATGGCTCTTATAAAGTTTTGACCGGTAATCAAATCGGTGCGTTAATGATTCAATATATTTTAGAAGCACATCAATCACGAGGGACTTTACCTGAAAATGCAGCCGTACTTAAGTCAATCGTATCAAGTGAACTTCCTGCAGCCATCGCTGAAAGCTATGGCGCTACGATGATCAATGTCTTAACAGGCTTTAAATTTATTGCAGAAAAAATCCATCAATTTGAAAAAGATCATTCTCATACATTTATGTTTGGTTTTGAAGAAAGCTATGGTTACTTGGTCAAACCATTTGTACGTGATAAAGATGCAATCCAAGCACTCTTATTGTTAGCCGAAGTGGCTGCTTTTTATAAAAAACAAGGGAAGACACTTTATGACGGCTTACAAATGATTTTTGAAAAATATGGTTATTTTGCTGAAAAAACAATCTCAGTCACGATGAGTGGTCAAGAAGGTTCAGCCAAAATCGCTGCTTTGATGAAGAAATTCCGTGACCATGCCCCATCAGAATTTGCTGGAGCAAAAGTTCTTCAAACAGAAGATTTCAAAGAATTAACGAAAACAGATTCAGCTGGACGAGTGGAAAAATTAACGACACCTCCATCTGACGTATTAAAATATGTATTAGAAGAACATGGTTGGGTAGCGATCCGTCCTTCAGGAACAGAGCCAAAAATCAAATTCTATATCGGTGTAAAAGGCAATTCCGCACAAGAGGCACAAGAAAAGATCGATACCTATGAAGCAATCATCAAATCAATGACAGAAGAATAA
- a CDS encoding ArsR/SmtB family transcription factor has product MTDTPKSEIEKVSQLFKVLSDPTRLKILMYLKDGEQNVTAISQAVEMEQSAVSHQLRLLRENHVVKSHREGKAILYSLDDFHVLDILEQTLKHVEHQ; this is encoded by the coding sequence TTGACAGACACACCAAAAAGCGAAATAGAAAAAGTGAGTCAATTATTTAAAGTCTTAAGTGATCCTACCCGATTGAAAATATTGATGTATTTAAAAGATGGAGAACAAAATGTGACGGCCATCAGCCAAGCGGTGGAAATGGAACAATCCGCTGTTTCCCACCAACTACGTTTATTAAGGGAAAACCATGTGGTAAAATCGCATCGTGAAGGCAAAGCAATATTGTATAGTTTAGATGATTTTCACGTGTTGGATATCTTGGAACAAACCTTGAAACATGTGGAACATCAGTAA
- a CDS encoding pyruvate, water dikinase regulatory protein, translated as MAFDSTEIVTFFVISDSAGETATKLAQATMAQYPTVEFNLFRRTFVTDQDTLEQALQDALAEKALVLHTLINQELIDYTRSFCEENNLFSFDVMTPPIEEIQRLTGIQPTRQPGALHLLNENYFKRIKAMEFAVKYDDGKDPRGFLEADVVLLGVSRTSKTPLSLFLANKNLKVANLPLIPQAHIPKQLWEIDPKKIVGLTNNPDILNNIRKERMRSYGLNPDTAYSDIEKIRAELDFANDLYEKLGCVVINVASLSIEETASLILNALDLEDHSYYGTDTSGEK; from the coding sequence ATGGCTTTTGATTCTACTGAGATCGTTACTTTTTTTGTCATTTCTGATTCAGCTGGTGAAACAGCAACAAAACTCGCACAGGCAACCATGGCACAATATCCTACAGTTGAATTTAATTTATTTCGTCGAACGTTTGTCACTGACCAAGACACCCTCGAACAAGCCTTACAAGATGCGTTAGCAGAAAAAGCGTTAGTACTTCATACCTTGATCAACCAAGAGCTGATTGATTATACCCGAAGTTTTTGCGAAGAAAACAACTTATTTAGTTTTGACGTGATGACTCCACCGATCGAAGAAATCCAACGATTAACAGGAATTCAACCCACTCGTCAACCTGGAGCCCTACATTTATTGAATGAAAATTATTTTAAACGAATCAAGGCAATGGAATTTGCTGTAAAATACGATGATGGGAAAGATCCAAGAGGTTTCTTAGAAGCAGACGTGGTGTTGCTAGGAGTTTCCAGAACGTCAAAGACACCGTTAAGTCTTTTTTTAGCGAATAAAAACTTAAAAGTGGCGAATCTCCCACTCATTCCTCAAGCCCATATCCCAAAACAACTTTGGGAGATCGATCCTAAAAAAATTGTTGGTTTAACCAATAATCCCGATATTTTAAATAATATTCGAAAAGAACGGATGCGTTCCTATGGATTAAATCCTGATACGGCTTATTCTGATATCGAAAAAATACGAGCAGAATTAGATTTTGCTAATGATTTGTATGAAAAATTAGGTTGCGTTGTGATCAATGTTGCTTCTCTCTCAATTGAAGAAACGGCTTCGTTGATCCTAAATGCCTTAGATTTAGAGGACCACAGTTATTATGGCACGGATACTTCAGGAGAAAAATAA
- a CDS encoding Fur family transcriptional regulator, whose translation MKNQTLIEQSLEILKNNGFKYTKKREALLTYLVKRNRYVSAKEVFDFMNEEFKGVSYDTIYRNLHDFSELDLLEETDLNGEMKFRFHCCQGEIGHHHHFICTVCGMTKEIHMCPMDYFENQLSGCTIEGHRFEIFGRCENCQ comes from the coding sequence TTGAAAAACCAAACATTAATCGAACAATCGTTAGAAATTTTGAAAAATAACGGATTTAAATACACGAAAAAGCGAGAAGCATTATTGACTTATTTGGTCAAAAGAAATCGTTATGTGTCAGCAAAAGAAGTATTTGATTTTATGAATGAGGAATTTAAAGGAGTGAGTTATGATACCATTTATCGTAATCTCCATGATTTCTCTGAGTTAGACTTATTAGAAGAAACCGATTTGAATGGCGAAATGAAGTTTCGCTTTCATTGTTGCCAGGGAGAGATCGGTCACCATCATCATTTTATTTGTACCGTTTGTGGGATGACAAAAGAAATCCATATGTGTCCAATGGACTATTTTGAAAATCAATTATCAGGTTGTACGATCGAAGGGCATCGGTTTGAAATTTTCGGTCGATGTGAAAACTGTCAGTAG
- the rpsU gene encoding 30S ribosomal protein S21, producing MSKTVIRKNESIDDALRRFKRSVSKAGTLQESRKREFYEKPSVKRKKKSEAARKAAKKRKKTQKN from the coding sequence ATGTCAAAAACAGTCATTCGTAAAAACGAATCAATTGACGATGCTCTTCGTCGCTTCAAACGTTCCGTGTCAAAAGCGGGTACTTTACAAGAATCTCGTAAACGTGAATTCTACGAAAAACCAAGCGTAAAACGTAAGAAAAAATCTGAAGCAGCTAGAAAAGCAGCGAAAAAACGCAAAAAAACGCAAAAAAACTAG
- a CDS encoding GatB/YqeY domain-containing protein, with the protein MSLLSRLNDDMKTAMKAKDKESLQVIRMIKSSIQNEQIKEGHDLTEDEELTVLSREMKQRRDSLHEFEEAGRDDLAEKVKSEIVIVEKYMPEQLSEDDIRQLVQEAITQTGASSVKEFGKVMGAIMPKVKGKADGNQVNAIVKELLQS; encoded by the coding sequence GTGTCACTACTAAGTAGATTGAACGATGACATGAAAACAGCGATGAAAGCAAAAGATAAAGAATCTTTACAAGTCATACGTATGATTAAGTCATCCATTCAAAACGAGCAAATCAAAGAAGGTCACGACTTGACTGAAGATGAAGAATTAACAGTGTTGTCTCGTGAAATGAAACAACGGCGTGATTCTTTACATGAGTTCGAAGAAGCTGGACGTGACGATTTAGCTGAAAAAGTGAAAAGTGAAATAGTAATTGTTGAAAAATACATGCCAGAACAACTTTCTGAGGATGATATTCGTCAACTTGTTCAAGAAGCGATTACACAAACTGGAGCTTCTTCTGTCAAAGAATTTGGCAAAGTCATGGGTGCGATCATGCCGAAAGTCAAAGGAAAAGCAGATGGGAACCAAGTGAATGCGATTGTGAAAGAGCTATTACAATCTTAA